The genomic stretch aattcacaacagccaaaatgtggaagcaacatGAGTGCCCATTGACAGGTGaacagataagcaaaatgtgCACTATGCATActatggaatatcactcagccttaaaaaggacaGAAATGGTGGCACGTGCtacaccatggatggacctggaggacattatgctgagtgaaagactCTAGTCCCAAAAGGACAAATAGTGCGTGATTACACTTATATAAGTTTCCTAGAGTAGACAAATTcctagaggcagaaagtagaatggcgagtgccagggactgggggaggaggtggggcgttatttaatggggacagtttcagtctgggaagatgagaaagttctgcaGATGGAcggtggggatggttgcacagAAATATGAaggtacttaatgccactgaaccatACACTTAAAGATAGATGGTTAAATGGCAAAagttatgttatgtgtattttaccacacacacataaaaagcTACAAAACATTGCCCGAATCCTTTCTTTGGGCGTTCTGAAGAAaaaggtgtaaaaaaaaaaaaaccccacacaaacTGTTTCTTAGGGTGCTTTGGCTCCGTAAATGCATCTATACCCATGGCGTTACCCTTCTTGACGTTGCAGAAAGACTCTATTGTGAGGGTCTTCTCTcagaagacaagaaaaggaagttAAGGAGAGAAGGCAGTTCAGGCATTTGCAAATTTCCTCATGGGAACCCTGCCCCAGGCTCCCTTCTGTCATTCCGCCCTGAGGACTACAAGTGAAGTTTTATGgagtacttttttattattattattactattaagcCAAATAAGTCCTTCACAGCTGGGTTGGTGGTTCTGGGAAGCCCTGTCACTCCTTTATGGGAGAAGAAACTGTACGTGTGAAGATAGGACGTtgtggcttttctttgtaggttcaGAAAGGTCACAACCAGGAGGGTATGTAGATCCCAGACCGGTCAGCTTCAGTTTGAGCCCTTGTTCTGCCTACGTATAAAAACATGGGTTTGTGTATTTCACAAATGCCATTAGCAAGGCCCTGTCTGCACCACCCCCAAAGGGCTTGCCATCTAAAGGGCTGACCCTGGTCGAGTTAAGGTTGCCATCAACCCCTAAGAGTAATTGCTGTggtgcccattttatagatggagaaactgagccTGATCAGAGGTGAGATAGCTTCATGGCATGTGGCTGACGGGACAGGGCCTGGATGGGAACCCACTGCAGGAGACCACAGCCCAGGGCTGTCCCGCGGCCTGCAGGCTTCCCCTGTTGCCCAGGTTCTTGGTAAACCGAGCTCTCTGGGGCGCAACAGGGCCTATTTCAAGTATTCAAGAGAGCAGATCTGGAAAAATTAGTCACCTTGGTCCAACTGTTCCTttcaaataaaagggaaaaaaaaaacacaaaaaaaaacagtgtggAGCTTCTGGTGGGGAACTGGCAGCTGGATCCGAGGTGCCTGCAGGCACCTACTGTCGTCCCGGGCAGCGTGAGGGGCTGGCACTGGCACTGCACCTGGCATCGGAGGGGCTGCCCTTAGCCAGGCAGCCAAGTACTCACAGACACCTACTGAGCCTCAGCCTCccgtgtgtcaggcactgctgAAGGCACGGGGGGATACGGCTGGGAACGAGACAGGCCTGCACTTGCTCCATGGACGGACAGTCTGAAGGGGTGGAGGGTCAGCAAGTATAGGCCGGTGAAGAAGGAGGTTGTCCAGAGGGACGGCTGGGAGGAGGCTGCCTTGGCGGGCGTGGGGCACACGGGCGGTCTCCCCAAGTAGCTGCTAATTGAGGGGAGATCTGCCTGGGGAGAACACTGAGGAAGCGCCTTCCAGCCAGAAGGtcggaaggaaggacagaaggggAGTGTGGCTGGTGTGCAGCCGCCAAGGGGACATAGGTAGAGGAGGGGCCTCGGCGAGGGGTTCAGAAACACTGTGTGCTACCTGTTGCATCCTTCACCTGTAGTCGCTGGATTAACCCTCACTGGGCTTTGCTGGCTGCACTGGACGGTTGAGGAGGCCGAGGTCTGCAGAAGTCAGGACGGGCTCAGGAACCCGTGGTGAGTCGTGGTGAAGTGCGAAATGGATCTCAGGTTAGTGAGACCCAGAATTCCCAGCTCCTAACACCCTTGCCAGCTGTAAGCCCTTCCAAGGAGAGTCACcaagagcacctactgtgtgcggGTGGGTGAAGGTTCTGGGAGATAAACCAGCTGCTGAGGTCCTTCACTGAACTTACCAGCAAATAGGAGACACAGGGAGGGGGGTCCCTGTGGGGGTCCTGGGAAGACAGGAGCCACCCTCTGCCAGGAGCTGCGGAAAGCATCAGAGGCTCTAGGTCCCAACTCCCCACGAGAGGTGCCCCCCTAGACCTGGACTGAAGTGGGGCAGCCCACCTTGCATGCTGTTCTGTGAATGGGGAGTCAGGGGCCCAGAGATGGAAAGGATTTGCCAGGGCCACACGGAAACCAATGGGCAAGTTCTAGGTCTCCTGAGTTTGAACCCTGGCCAGAATTGTCTTCTTGGTACCAGATCCGCACATCCATTGGGGGTGGCCCAGCGTCCCAGTGTCCCGGCAGCAGCCGTGAGCCCACAGCCTACAGCCCAGGAAGGCCCTGGCTTGGGTGGGTGCTATTCATGAGGGCTGCAGGCCCAGAGGGGAGCACAAAGCTCATGGAGGAGTCTGGAGACTGGGTTCTGGTCGTGTCAAATCCACTCACTGACCCCTGAGGACCTCCCCCACTCTGGGCCTTAGGACAGAGATCTCAAACCTCCCAAGTCCGCTCCTGGGTTCAGAGGTTGCGTCCAAGAGCACCTCAGGCAGGAactgggtgggaggtgggggacgCTGAAATGGTCACGGGTGTcggtggcagcaggggttgaggTGGGCTCCAAGGCCCCTGCTGTTGTGGTTGGGCGGGGCCTGCTGGGAGGGCCTGCAAGGCTCCTCAGGGACAGCAGAGAACAGGGATTTTCACACCTAGGTGAGCCAGCACCTAGCTGGGCCTCTGGCCAGTCCCGCCCCCATCAGGCCATAATGGGCACAGTGCCGATGGGGAcagtgtgggggagaggggagtatTCCTAGGGGCCTGGCCTGGGTCCCTGCCACATTGGGAGCTCTGGTTAAAGGACTTGACTGTGCCTGCTGAAGAATCAAAGGGGAGAGGGGCAGTGAACGTCCACTATGGCCCTGTGCCCTATCGCCTGTCCTTGCATggaggtgtgtggtgggggggcgGGGTACAAGCATTTGGGGTGCACCCCCAACTACCTTCCCTTAGCAGCACCCACCCGAGGTCCCCAGCCGAGGTGATGCCTCCACCTGGCTTACAGAACTCCATCTCTGAATCACCTGGAGTGCAGGACGCAGAGCCCAGGGCCTTGCCTCCCTCCAGCCCACCGCCCTGGGTTCTTCCTTCCCGGGCTTGCCCTCGTGTTACTTACTGTCCTGTCCTACCTGTCATTCCCAGGCTGCCCGCATGGCCTAAGAAAAAGAACCAGGTTCCTGAGAGTCCCTGAGAGGCAGGGCGCAAAGACCGGCTGCTCGGAGCTGAGGGTGCCCGGTTAGGGCGGCACCCAGGCTGCTCAAGCAGAGGCGGCGGCgaaggggagagacagagaagggacaGGCAGGGACAAAGTGAAAGAGGCAAAACTTTGGCTGAAGGCAGGCGTGGAGGAGACGCAAGGGGCGGGACAAACAGGTCCGTAGGCCGGGCCAAGCCAGGGGTGGGGGCCAGGACCCTCCAGGTGGCACTCGCGGCACTCGTCCCCGgacgcctcccctcccccagtcctgATTGGCAGGCGGCCTGCGACCAGCCGCGAGCGCCACAGCGCCCCGGGCGCCCAGGCGAACGCGAACGGCCCCCCGCAGGAGTAGGAGGGGGCGCCCGGCTATATATAGCGGCCcggcctggggctggcccagcGCGCAAGGAGGCGCGCACCGCTTCGCAGGGTCTCATCCTCGCCGTGCGTCCCTCACGGCTGCCCGCCGCTCCATGCAGCCCCGGTAGCTCCGGGCACCTGGGGGCCCCGTCGCTCGCCTCCCGCTCCACCCTCGGCCACGCACTCCCTGCTCCGGCCCAGGCCGTGTGCTCCCGCGGACCGCCACAGGAGCAGCTCGGCCCCCGGCTGCCCGGGCGCACAGACCGCCTGACGGACGCACGGCCCGAGGGCGGGGATGGCGGGGCCCGGGGCGGCCGCGGCGGCGCTGCTCCCGGCGGTCCTGCTGGCGGTTCTGGCGCCTTGGGTCGGCCGTGGGGGCGCCGCCGCGCCCACCGCACCCAACGGCACGCTGGAGGCCGAGCTGGAGCGCCGCTGGGAGAGCCTGGTGGCGCGATCGCTGGCGCGTCTGCCGGTGGCCGCTCAGCCCAAAGAGGCGGCCGTCCAGAGCGGCGCGGGCGACTACCTGCTGGGCATCAAACGGCTGCGGCGTCTCTACTGCAACGTGGGTATCGGCTTCCACCTTCAGGTGCTCCGCGACGGCCGCATCGGCGGCGTGCACGCGGACACGAGCGACAGTGAGTGGGGCGGGCCAGGCGGGAAGGGCTGGGGGCCCCGGCAGCGGCCGCCCCTGCCAATTCGCCCAAACGCACACGGAGGCCTCGGGCTGACACCTGCTCGCGGGCTCTGGGAACCCGGGCGAACTGGGGTTCCGGTCCCTCTGGCGCGGGGATGCGGGGACGCAAACACTCCTCGCTCTGGGCGGCACCGCAGGGACAGGCTTTGCGCACCCCGGCGGCCGAGCCCCGCCTCCCCGCCTTCGGAAGTTAGGGCTCCGGATGCCGAATTCCAGCGCCTTCGCCCGTAGGCACAGGGCGCGCGGCGCAGCCACTGGCACCCGCGGGGGCCCGGGACTCAAGCCCAGGTTCCGGCCGGACTCGGGGGCCGCCGGGCC from Rhinolophus ferrumequinum isolate MPI-CBG mRhiFer1 chromosome 11, mRhiFer1_v1.p, whole genome shotgun sequence encodes the following:
- the FGF4 gene encoding fibroblast growth factor 4 → MAGPGAAAAALLPAVLLAVLAPWVGRGGAAAPTAPNGTLEAELERRWESLVARSLARLPVAAQPKEAAVQSGAGDYLLGIKRLRRLYCNVGIGFHLQVLRDGRIGGVHADTSDSLLELSPVERGVVSIFGVASRFFVAMSNKGKLYGSPFFTDECKFKEILLPNNYNAYECYRYPGMFIALSKNGKTKKGNRVSPTMKVTHFLPRL